In Helicobacter anatolicus, the sequence AATGGTATGACCGGCATTGTGACCACCTTGATAGCGCACTACATATTGATAATTTTTTGCAAGATTATCAACAATTTTTCCCTTGCCTTCATCGCCCCATTGGACTCCTACAATTAAATCAGCCATGATTTTCCTTATTATGTAAAATTATCAAGACATTGTCTGTATAAATTCCAAATCCACATGATGGAGTATTGTGAATGGTGTAATTGCCCCCTAGCATCAATGTAATATTTTGTAAAAATGCTCTAAAGGTGATATCACAATAATAATTTACAGGCACATCTTGAATAATTGAAATGATAATATTATCATATTTAATACTTTTTGCACTCTCTAATAATTTTTGTAACTCATTTTTTAGGAATGCGGGGGCTTTTTCTTGTATGAAATTTTGTAAATCTTGTGGGGTTTGGATTTTTAAAAGTTGAGCTAAAAGTGGGTTTTTTAAGAGATGATCAACTTGGGTATTTAAAATCTCTGTGGGGTTTAAATTGAGCTCTTGTGAGCAAAGTTGCATGATATTTGTATTGGAAAGCTGTATATGAGGTTGAATTCCCCAAATTTTAAAAAGCTGTGTACTTATTTCTAAAAGAAGATTGAAAGATTCTTTTTCTAGGCATTCTGCACCAATTTGATGAATTTCATTGCTAGGATAGCTAAAAACAGGTTGGATATAAAACCACTTTTTAGCTCCTGTACTTCGCATGAGGCGCTTAGTGATGATTCTAATGGTATCAATAGTGTTATCATAGCGTAGGGATATTTGTTGATTATTTTCAGAGCTAAGGCGTAAAATCTCACGATCGCTAAAAAGTTGTTGATGTTGCAAAAAAGAAAAAGAAGGGGTGAGAATCTCTTCAAATCCATTGTTGTAAAAAACTTCACTCGCACTTCTTTCGATATTGCGTTTGAGTTTTGCACTTTTACTGAAATAAAGTTTTCCACCTTGAGGAATTTCGTGTTGCAAGATCATGTTATTCCTTAGATAAAAAGGGAATTTACGCTTTCGTTATAATGGATTCTGCGGATAACTTCTGCAAATAATGGTGCCACACTTAAAACTGTGATTTTAGAACATGGTGTTTTTAGAGGGATAGAGTTACTCACTACAACTTCATCAAGTGCACTATCTTGGATTCTTTGGATGGCAGGACCACTTAAAACAGGATGTGTTCCTAGAGCCATTACGGAGTTTGCTCCTTTTGCTTTTAAAACATCTGCTGCTTTACACATCGTTCCGGCAGTATCAATCATATCATCAACCAAAATTACATCTTTTCCTGTGACATCTCCTATAATATTCATTACTTCACTAACGTTAGCTTTTTCTCTTTTTTTATCTACAATAACAAGATCAAGATGTAATTGATCGGCAAAATATCTAGCTCTTGAAACTCCACCGATATCAGGGCTTGCAATGATAGGATTTTTGAGATTTTTGGAGCGTACATAATCCCTAAAAATAATGGAGCCATAAAGATTGTCTACAGGAATATCAAAAAATCCCTGGATTTGTCCAGCATGTAAATCCATTGTGATAATACGATTAATTCCTGCACTTTGGATGAGATTTGCTACAAGTTTGGCGGTAATGGGTACTCTTGGTGCTGCTTTTCTATCTTGGCGTGCATAGCCAAAATATGGGATAACTGCATTAATGGAGTTTGCTGAGCTTCTTCTAAAGGCATCAGCCATGATAAGTAATTCCATGAGATTATCATTTGTAGGGGCACAGGTAGGTTGGATAATAAAAATATCTTTACCTCTTACAGATTCTGAAATTTGAACGCTAATCTCCCCATCACTAAATCGGCTAATGCTAGCTTTGGAGACGATTCCATCAAGATGCTTTGCTAGATCTTTGCTAAACTCAACATGTGCCGTTCCACTAAAAATTTTAAAACCCTTCATCATTTCTTGTTGTTCCTGAATAATAATTTTTTATCATTTTACCAAAAATTTATTTGCGTAACAATAATCTAAAAAGTTTATGCGTATCAAGGCTAAGGGATAGCATTTGTTGATAAGCAAGAGCATCTTGAGTGAAATGTAAAATAAAACTAAATCTACCTGTTAAATAATCATTTTTGTATTCATAATAAATTTCTGCACGATCAAAGAGTGGAGATTGATAAAAAGGGAGACCAGCATAAAAATCTTCCCCGTAGGTTGAAAAATACTTGTATTGATTTTTACCAAAATAGAGACTATTTTCAAAGCCAAAACCTTTGTATTGAGCTTGAAAATCAAACTGCCAACCAAGGAGATTGCTAAAGGGGTCAAGGCCTGTAGATAATCGTCTTTTTCGCTCAAGTGAAGAGAGATTGCTAAACTTAAAAAGAAGTTTATCCATAGATGGAGTGAGAGATTGGAGATTGGAGCCAATAAAAAGTTCATAATAAAATCGATCTAGCAAATAAGTATCAAAATTTCCACCATCAAGGTTTAAAAATTCATCATTTTTAAAATGATAAAGTAAAAATGAACCACCGAAAAATAATTTTTTATTAAAAAAGGATTTTTTTAAAAAACCTTGTGTTAAAAACTCATCAATTCGTTTTGTGATATCTCCGCCATACCAATCAAAAATAAATTCTGCTTGAAGGTCGTATTTTTGGGAATCATATTGAAATAAAACTCCATTGATTAGAGGATTGTAAAATAAAAAATCTTTGCGATAAAAAAGTTGGGAATATTCACCAATCCATTGTTTTTTGTGAAAAATACCAAAAAAAGCCTTAATATCTTTATATGTAAAATCATAAGAGAAGGTAAGGAGATTTTTTGCAGGATATTTTTCTCCTAAATTTTGAATAAAATGCCCACCTACACGTAAATTTTGATTTTTAAAAGAAATGCCAATCTCTGGAGCAATACTTCCTGTAAATAGTGTTCTAGTAGGCCAATACTTTTGAGATTCTTCGGTATTGTCCAAAAGAAAATCAAAATCAATACCATAGATAAATTTTAGATTTTTAAGATGTAGAGAATCTTGTGGACTTGTAGGTAGAGGTGGAGTTTCTAAGGTATTTTCTTCTGTGTTTTGTAAAAAGATTTGCGTATTTTCCTGTGGAGTCGCAGGAGATGTTGTTTGTGTTGTGGTGTGTATATTATCTTGTGCGACTAGTGGATAAAAAGAGCAAAAAAAACAAGCCAAAGAAGTATAAAAATACTTCTTTATAAAATTATTGTGCATAAACTTCAAGTTGAATGCTAAACTTCACTTCATCGCTTAAAACTACATTTGCAAAGCTAAGGCCAATTTCAAAATCTTTTCTATTAACCTTCCCTTCAATTTCAAGAGCGATAAATTCTTGTTTATTCATAGGATTGATAGCAGGGCCATTAATTTGTGCCTCCCATACTAC encodes:
- a CDS encoding ATP phosphoribosyltransferase regulatory subunit, which encodes MILQHEIPQGGKLYFSKSAKLKRNIERSASEVFYNNGFEEILTPSFSFLQHQQLFSDREILRLSSENNQQISLRYDNTIDTIRIITKRLMRSTGAKKWFYIQPVFSYPSNEIHQIGAECLEKESFNLLLEISTQLFKIWGIQPHIQLSNTNIMQLCSQELNLNPTEILNTQVDHLLKNPLLAQLLKIQTPQDLQNFIQEKAPAFLKNELQKLLESAKSIKYDNIIISIIQDVPVNYYCDITFRAFLQNITLMLGGNYTIHNTPSCGFGIYTDNVLIILHNKENHG
- a CDS encoding ribose-phosphate pyrophosphokinase — protein: MKGFKIFSGTAHVEFSKDLAKHLDGIVSKASISRFSDGEISVQISESVRGKDIFIIQPTCAPTNDNLMELLIMADAFRRSSANSINAVIPYFGYARQDRKAAPRVPITAKLVANLIQSAGINRIITMDLHAGQIQGFFDIPVDNLYGSIIFRDYVRSKNLKNPIIASPDIGGVSRARYFADQLHLDLVIVDKKREKANVSEVMNIIGDVTGKDVILVDDMIDTAGTMCKAADVLKAKGANSVMALGTHPVLSGPAIQRIQDSALDEVVVSNSIPLKTPCSKITVLSVAPLFAEVIRRIHYNESVNSLFI